The DNA region TTCCGACGCGGGGACGCGTTCCATCGGGAACCGGAATCTATACAGGAGGGTGCAATCATGGCCCGCAATACCTTGCCGTCCATCACCGCCGGCGAAGCCGGTCTTAATCGTTATCTCGACGAAATCCGCAAGTTTCCAATGCTGGAGCCGCAGCAGGAATATATGCTGGCAAAGCGTTATTCCGAGCACGGCGATCGCGAAGCTGCGCATAAACTCGTCACCAGCCACCTGCGCCTCGTCGCCAAGATCGCGATGGGCTATCGAGGCTATGGCCTGCCGATCGGCGAAGTCGTGTCGGAAGGCAATGTCGGCCTCATGCAAGCCGTGAAAAAGTTTGATCCGGAACGCGGTTTCCGTCTCGCCACCTACGCCATGTGGTGGATCAAGGCCTCGATCCAGGAATATATTCTGCGCTCGTGGTCGCTGGTGAAGATGGGCACGACCGCAAATCAGAAGCGCCTGTTCTTCAACCTGCGCCGCCTGAAAGGCCGGATCCAGGCGATCGACGAAGGCGATCTGAGGCCGGAGCATGTCGCGGAGATCGCCACGAAGCTGAACGTCTCTGAGGAGGAAGTCGTTTCGATGAACCGTCGCCTTTCCGGCGACGCTTCACTGAACGCGCCGATCAAGGCCTCCGAAGGCGACAGCGGCCAATGGCAGGATTGGCTCGTGGATGATCACGACAGCCAGGAAGACGTGCTGATCGAGCAGGACGAGCTCGAAACGCGCCGCCGCATGCTCTCCAAGGCGATGAGCGTGCTGAACGACCGCGAGCGCCGCATCTTCGAGGCACGCCGTCTTGCTGACGATCCGGTCACTTTGGAAGATCTGTCGGCCGAGTTCGACATCAGCCGCGAACGCGTGCGCCAGATCGAAGTCCGCGCCTTCGAAAAGGTGCAGGACGCCGTGCGCAAGGAAGCTCTGGAGAGGGCAAAAGCCGTCCGCGTCGTCGAAGCCACGGCATAACGGGTTCCACGCCCCGATATGAAATCGGAAAGCCGCTTGCTGCAGATCGCGGCCGGCGGTTTTCCTTATTTATGGGTCGCAAGAAGCGATGAGCCAGAAGCCGAAATTGTTCGGAGCAGACTACAGCGTCTACGTGCGGGCCGTGCGGCTCGCCTTGCACGAAAAGGGCGTCGACTATGATCTGGTGCCCGTCGATGTCTTTGCCGCGTCGGGACCCCCGTCATCCTATCTCGCCCGGCAGCCGTTCGGCCGAATCCCGGCCTTTGAGCATGATAGCTTCAATCTCTATGAGAGCGGAGCGATAACGCGCTATCTCGACGAAGCATTCGAAGGTCCGAGGCTGCAACCGGCAACTCCAAAGCAGCGCGCCCGGATGAATCAGATCATCAGCATCGCGGATGGATACATCTACTCCAACCTCGTCTGGGGGATGTATGTGGAACTGGTCTCGAAGCCACTACGCGGGGAGCCAAGCGATGAAAGGCGAGTGGCCATCGCGCGATCCAAAGTGCCTGTTTGCTTGCAGGCTCTGGCGGATTTGATGGACGGGGCACCCTGGCTTGGCGGCGAGACCCTGACATTGGCCGATCTACACGTCGCGCCAATGATGGACTACTTCTTGATGGTTCCGGAAGCGCGAGGATTGCTGGAACAGCACGCCGCCCTCGCCTCCTGGTGGCAACGCATGGTCGAGCGTCCAAGCATGCGGTACACGAACCCTCGACGTGAGGCGGCGGCAGCGGGCGCTCTTCCGAAACATAGGTAATTGCTCGCCCATATTGGATTGCTGGCGCCATTGCGCCCTTCTCCCCGCAAGCGGGCCAAGGAATATGTGTCGCACGGTTTTCCTCAATCGCCAACGTTGAGTGAGGCAGGTCCCCTCTCCCCGTCAAAACGCGGAGAGGGTTAGGGTAAGGGAACTCCCCCGCCTAGGCCCTAGACCTGCTACTGGCTCGTGCTCACGTCGCCAAGCGCCGTCCATTCCTTGATCGCCGTGCTGAAGGCTGCCGTGCCCGTCGGACCCTTCTGCATGGTGATCAGCGCGCGACGGCCGTTGCGGTAGGTGATCGGAATATCGATCCAGTCTCGCGTCGCAAGCAGGTCGAGGTTCGCCTTGCGGGCATCCGGATAGTCATTCAGTGCGATCATATGGAAATCGTCGGTGATCTTGGCTGGCACGGCAATCAGCGGGTCGCCGCGATCCTGCTCCGTGCGCTTCATCGAAATGCGCTGGACGCTGTCAATGCTGCCGCCTTCGAAATTCGGCGGAAGCGAGAAGACGACCTCGACGAGATGGCTTGCCGGAAGCGACGGGTCGGAGTTGCGCTTGAAGGTCACGAGAGCCGAAAGATTGCGCTCCGGCACCGTCACATTGGCCTGCACCGTCGATTCCTGCTTACCGCCCTGGCCAGTTTCATGCTGGACGCTCCAGGCGACGCTCCCCTGGATCGCAGTCGGCGAACTCTGGCCGATTCGCTCCTCATAGAGGAACATCTTCTCAGCCGCACCGGCAGGCACCTGCTGCTGCGAGGCAGCGGCAGGCCCGTTCGGTG from Rhizobium sullae includes:
- the rpoH gene encoding RNA polymerase sigma factor RpoH, which produces MARNTLPSITAGEAGLNRYLDEIRKFPMLEPQQEYMLAKRYSEHGDREAAHKLVTSHLRLVAKIAMGYRGYGLPIGEVVSEGNVGLMQAVKKFDPERGFRLATYAMWWIKASIQEYILRSWSLVKMGTTANQKRLFFNLRRLKGRIQAIDEGDLRPEHVAEIATKLNVSEEEVVSMNRRLSGDASLNAPIKASEGDSGQWQDWLVDDHDSQEDVLIEQDELETRRRMLSKAMSVLNDRERRIFEARRLADDPVTLEDLSAEFDISRERVRQIEVRAFEKVQDAVRKEALERAKAVRVVEATA
- a CDS encoding glutathione S-transferase family protein gives rise to the protein MSQKPKLFGADYSVYVRAVRLALHEKGVDYDLVPVDVFAASGPPSSYLARQPFGRIPAFEHDSFNLYESGAITRYLDEAFEGPRLQPATPKQRARMNQIISIADGYIYSNLVWGMYVELVSKPLRGEPSDERRVAIARSKVPVCLQALADLMDGAPWLGGETLTLADLHVAPMMDYFLMVPEARGLLEQHAALASWWQRMVERPSMRYTNPRREAAAAGALPKHR